In Scomber japonicus isolate fScoJap1 chromosome 21, fScoJap1.pri, whole genome shotgun sequence, one DNA window encodes the following:
- the agtr1b gene encoding type-1 angiotensin II receptor A produces the protein MQNITAGATEGIALTCGMSGSHEFIFTLVPIVYGCIFVIGIVGNSMVVAVIYSYMKLKTVANIFVLNLAVSDLTFLITLPMWATFTATGYHWPFGGFLCKASAGLVIFNLYTSIFFLTALSIDRYLAIAHAVRSRRFRTVVYARITCVLIWLFAFLLSVPTALTRDVHNITNLNTTVCAILHPNIENAKRLKELLLAISLMKSLLGFLVPFIIIITCYCLIGRALVGARHIQKSSRSRDDEVLRMLAAAVLAFFLCWVPHQVFHFMQVLTQLTLVENCAILEIIDTAIPFTICIAYFNSCVNPIVYGFVGNNFRKNLLRLLRCSSGGAPRAHPSISSKMSSFSFRATETLSLTAKSKASSDIK, from the coding sequence ATGCAGAATATAACGGCAGGAGCAACAGAAGGGATAGCTCTGACATGCGGCATGTCTGGAAGCCATGAATTCATCTTCACCCTGGTACCCATCGTCTACGGCTGTATATTTGTCATCGGCATTGTCGGAAACAGTATGGTGGTTGCTGTCATCTACAGCTACATGAAGCTCAAGACGGTGGCCAACATTTTTGTGCTGAATCTTGCTGTTTCTGACCTCACCTTCCTCATCACTCTGCCCATGTGGGCTACCTTCACCGCCACAGGCTATCACTGGCCCTTTGGAGGATTCCTCTGCAAGGCCAGTGCAGGGCTGGTCATTTTTAACCTCTACACCAGCATCTTCTTCCTCACAGCACTCAGCATTGACCGTTACCTGGCCATTGCCCACGCAGTGCGATCACGCAGGTTCCGCACTGTGGTGTATGCACGAATCACCTGTGTATTGATTTGGCTTTTTGCTTTCCTGCTTAGTGTGCCCACAGCATTAACCAGAGATGTCCACAACATCACAAATTTGAATACTACAGTGTGTGCCATTCTGCACCCAAACATTGAAAATGCCAAGAGGCTGAAAGAGCTCCTGTTGGCCATCAGCTTGATGAAAAGCCTGCTTGGtttcctggtgcctttcatcatcatcatcacatgttACTGCCTCATCGGACGGGCCTTGGTGGGGGCGAGACATATTCAGAAAAGCTCTCGTTCAAGGGATGATGAGGTGCTTCGCATGCTCGCAGCAGCTGTCCTGGCCTTCTTCCTGTGCTGGGTGCCCCATCAGGTGTTCCACTTTATGCAGGTGCTCACCCAGTTGACTCTGGTGGAGAACTGTGCCATCTTGGAAATAATTGACACTGCCATACCCTTCACCATCTGCATTGCCTACTTCAACAGCTGTGTTAACCCTATTGTGTATGGCTTTGTGGGCAACAACTTCCGCAAAAACTTACTGCGCTTGTTGCGATGCTCATCAGGTGGAGCCCCCAGGGCTCACCCAAGTATCAGTTCCAAAATGAGCTCCTTCTCCTTCCGTGCCACTGAGACACTGAGCCTTACAGCCAAAAGTAAGGCCTCCTCTGACATTaagtga